Proteins encoded together in one Anaerolineae bacterium window:
- a CDS encoding tetratricopeptide repeat protein yields RSLQNLAHFLSALGRPQEALPLAQEALAIRRRLAEVNPDAFLPDLAMSLHNLAKFLSAQGRPQEALPLALEAVQTLAPFFAGLPRAFAKWMGGFLRNYLHLCAEVGAAPALDLPPAVQEKLRAVTGNAGLPTEMRELAGRLLALCGGS; encoded by the coding sequence CCCGGAGCCTCCAGAACCTGGCGCACTTCTTGAGCGCGCTGGGCCGGCCCCAGGAGGCCCTCCCCCTCGCCCAGGAGGCCCTCGCCATCCGCCGCCGCCTGGCCGAGGTCAACCCCGACGCCTTCCTCCCAGACCTGGCCATGAGCCTCCACAACCTGGCCAAATTCTTGAGCGCGCAGGGCCGGCCCCAGGAGGCCCTCCCCCTCGCCCTCGAGGCCGTGCAGACCCTGGCGCCCTTCTTCGCCGGCCTGCCGCGCGCCTTCGCCAAATGGATGGGCGGTTTTCTGCGCAACTACCTGCACCTGTGCGCAGAGGTCGGTGCGGCGCCGGCGCTGGATCTGCCGCCGGCGGTGCAGGAGAAATTGAGGGCAGTGACGGGGAACGCCGGCCTGCCGACGGAGATGCGGGAGCTGGCCGGCCGGCTGTTGGCGCTGTGCGGAGGCTCGTAA